A stretch of Carya illinoinensis cultivar Pawnee chromosome 14, C.illinoinensisPawnee_v1, whole genome shotgun sequence DNA encodes these proteins:
- the LOC122293627 gene encoding uncharacterized mitochondrial protein AtMg00310-like, whose amino-acid sequence MVGRTKVACFHGLIDRMWSKINNWKIGKLSAAGKEVLLKLVLQAIPTYTMGIFLLPKSITKRLDQMLRKFWWGFSGDQTKMQWIKWSQINKAKDQGGLGFRNFNSFNMALLAKNGWNLLQSPTSLPATILRQKYFPHGSILKAKVGARPSLTWRSLHAGLSLLKEGLLWRIGDGK is encoded by the coding sequence ATGGTAGGAAGAACAAAAGTAGCATGTTTCCATGGCCTAATTGATAGAATGTGGTCAAAGATCAATAACTGGAAGATAGGCAAGTTGTCAGCAGCTGGAAAAGAGGTGCTGCTCAAGTTAGTACTACAGGCAATTCCCACATACACAATGGGAATTTTCCTTCTACCAAAGTCCATCACCAAGAGGCTTGACCAGATGCTaaggaagttttggtggggcttTAGCGGGGATCAAACTAAAATGCAGTGGATAAAGTGGAGTCAAATCAACAAAGCAAAAGATCAAGGGGGCTTGGGTTTCAGAAATTTCAATAGTTTCAACATGGCTCTTTTAGCAAAGAATGGGTGGAATCTGTTGCAAAGCCCTACATCTCTCCCTGCCACCATTCTCAGACAAAAGTACTTCCCACATGGCTCCATTTTAAAGGCAAAAGTTGGGGCTCGACCCTCACTGACTTGGAGAAGCTTACATGCTGGACTCTCACTGCTAAAGGAAGGCTTGTTATGGAGAATAGGAGATGGAAAATAG